Proteins from one Bacteroidota bacterium genomic window:
- a CDS encoding 3-isopropylmalate dehydratase yields MKEIIEGLAYVLGDSIDTDQMIPAEHLVYSLSDPEERKKYGQYALSGVPVGKQGLPYGDKPFTEEGSYESPYKIIIGGSNFGCGSSREHAPFALMVAGCEAAIAESFARIFYRNSVFGGFLVRFERRHKINDRIKTGDNLRLDTTLGKLTNLTTGEEFLLDPLGEVAEILKAGNVFEYARQAGLMNT; encoded by the coding sequence ATGAAAGAAATTATTGAAGGCCTCGCATACGTACTGGGTGACTCCATAGATACGGATCAGATGATTCCTGCTGAACATCTTGTGTATAGTTTGTCTGATCCGGAAGAGCGGAAGAAATATGGCCAGTATGCCCTGAGCGGTGTGCCCGTAGGCAAGCAGGGGCTCCCGTATGGCGACAAACCGTTTACCGAAGAAGGATCATATGAGAGCCCGTATAAAATCATTATTGGCGGTTCTAATTTTGGATGTGGCTCATCCCGCGAACATGCGCCGTTTGCGTTGATGGTTGCCGGCTGTGAAGCAGCAATTGCAGAGAGCTTTGCCCGTATTTTTTATCGCAACTCCGTATTTGGGGGTTTTCTGGTGCGTTTTGAACGGCGCCATAAAATAAACGACCGTATCAAAACAGGTGACAACCTTCGCCTTGATACTACGCTTGGAAAACTGACCAACCTGACAACAGGAGAAGAGTTTTTGCTCGATCCACTAGGTGAGGTGGCAGAAATTCTCAAAGCTGGCAATGTGTTTGAATACGCGCGGCAAGCCGGACTCATGAACACATAG
- the cimA gene encoding citramalate synthase, translating to MANHIELFDTTLRDGTQGEHVTMSAQDKIRIAKRLDLMGIDIIEGGWPGSNPKDQEFFSRARDEDFQHARICAFGSTRRVQFAPEDDPNLKAMLQAQTPVVSIFGKSWTLHAEVALGVTLAENVDLIRSSVAYLKSHGKHIVYDAEHFFDGYKEHPSYALETLQAATEAGANVLVLCDTNGGTLPMEVYNIVGEIVRKFDIPIGIHTHNDGACAVANTLMAVEAGATHVQGTINGIGERCGNADLCAVIADLQIKMGYQCVDPAQLGTLADMSHFVDEVANLDPVDRAAFVGRSAFAHKGGIHVSAVMKEPRAYEHIEPEIVGNKRRVLVSDLSGQSNVRYKAEELGIALAEKDIAKKAVQRIKELEHLGYEFEGAEASFELLLRTIKGDAAEFFTLERLRVRSEDGQADRAFSEATLAVNVHGHRTLVAAEGLGPVDAMSNALREALVGFYPDLLDVRLADYKVRVLTPEEGTAAKVRVLIEHRTNASNGWHTVGVSNNLLDASWQALSDGIRYHLMTTNATVAERQTAPYQARHTARAAAAV from the coding sequence ATGGCTAATCACATCGAACTATTTGATACCACCCTGCGAGATGGTACGCAGGGAGAACACGTCACCATGTCCGCTCAGGACAAAATTCGTATCGCAAAACGGCTTGACCTCATGGGGATTGATATTATTGAGGGCGGCTGGCCTGGATCCAACCCAAAAGATCAAGAGTTTTTTAGCAGGGCCCGCGATGAAGATTTCCAGCATGCACGCATTTGTGCTTTTGGTTCAACCCGTCGTGTGCAGTTTGCGCCGGAAGATGATCCGAACTTGAAGGCCATGTTGCAGGCCCAAACACCGGTTGTATCCATTTTTGGTAAAAGCTGGACTTTGCACGCCGAAGTGGCGCTCGGCGTTACCTTGGCTGAGAACGTTGACTTGATCCGGTCGTCTGTAGCGTATTTGAAATCGCACGGTAAACACATCGTGTACGATGCTGAGCACTTTTTTGACGGGTACAAGGAGCATCCATCATATGCACTTGAAACCCTCCAGGCCGCAACAGAAGCGGGCGCCAATGTACTCGTATTATGCGATACCAACGGGGGAACGCTTCCTATGGAGGTGTACAACATCGTGGGAGAGATTGTGCGGAAGTTTGACATTCCGATTGGGATTCACACGCACAACGATGGCGCATGTGCCGTTGCCAATACCTTGATGGCCGTTGAGGCCGGCGCAACGCACGTCCAAGGTACAATCAACGGCATTGGCGAACGGTGTGGTAACGCAGACCTGTGCGCAGTCATTGCTGATTTGCAGATCAAAATGGGTTACCAATGCGTCGATCCAGCCCAGCTTGGTACGCTGGCTGATATGAGCCATTTTGTCGATGAAGTCGCTAACCTGGATCCGGTAGATCGTGCAGCATTTGTAGGCCGAAGCGCGTTTGCGCATAAAGGCGGCATCCATGTGTCGGCGGTAATGAAAGAGCCGCGCGCATACGAACACATTGAACCGGAAATTGTTGGCAACAAGCGCCGCGTACTGGTTTCAGACCTCTCCGGACAAAGCAATGTGCGCTACAAAGCTGAGGAGCTGGGTATTGCGCTTGCTGAAAAAGACATCGCCAAAAAAGCGGTGCAGCGCATCAAGGAGCTGGAGCATCTTGGCTATGAGTTTGAGGGCGCGGAAGCTTCCTTTGAACTTTTGCTCAGAACCATCAAAGGAGATGCTGCCGAGTTCTTTACACTTGAGCGGCTCCGCGTCCGTAGCGAAGACGGACAGGCTGACCGGGCGTTTTCAGAAGCTACGCTGGCTGTGAATGTACATGGTCACCGTACGTTGGTAGCGGCTGAAGGGTTGGGGCCGGTTGATGCCATGTCCAACGCACTTCGTGAGGCCCTTGTTGGCTTCTATCCGGATTTGCTTGATGTACGACTTGCAGACTACAAAGTACGCGTGCTGACGCCAGAAGAAGGCACAGCCGCCAAGGTTCGGGTGCTTATCGAGCACAGGACCAATGCGAGTAATGGCTGGCATACCGTGGGTGTGTCGAACAATTTGCTGGATGCTAGCTGGCAGGCTTTGTCAGACGGGATTCGCTACCACCTGATGACCACCAATGCCACGGTTGCCGAGCGCCAGACTGCACCTTATCAGGCCCGCCATACAGCGCGTGCCGCCGCGGCCGTCTAG
- the gltB gene encoding glutamate synthase large subunit, with translation MTSSGFRVPQDLPTDSLYNHAFEHDACGVGFICSIHNTQSHDIVQRGLQILENLDHRGATGADPDTGDGAGILVQTPHRFLRTVAAEAGINLPEMGAYGVGMAFLSKDKKAFSQQEAVIESVVEAEGLRFLGWRAVPVDSTAIGIAARETEPAMRQFFVGWGSTELAVNAFERKLFLIRKLIENKIRKEDQAGADDFYLTSLSSRTLIYKGMLTTHQLSTYFADLNNPLFESALAMVHSRFSTNTFPHWSLAQPFRRMSHNGEINTLRGNINWMKSRQALFDAPKFGGDISRLLPILDEGASDSQVFDNALELICHSGRSLPHAMMMMIPEAWEHNDNMDPAKKAFYSYHSCLMEPWDGPATVPFTDGRYIGAVLDRNGLRPSRFTVTKDGIVVLASETGVLDFDPAEIVRKGRLQPGKMFLVDLKEQRIIEDEEIKATISNKAPYGEWLAESLIHLDDLPAAAEVPAVRARETLRRDLHLFGYTREDRDILMPPMLFNGKEGLGSMGDDTPLAVLSERPRLLYDYFKQLFAQVTNPPLDAIREEIVTSLYTNLGAQHNLFATGPDSCQLLRLKHPIFSNKDLARLKASTRDTLKSTTIPMVFDAAKGGEGLEAGLKTMFAAASEAIDAGTSILILSDRGWTDDLLPIPALLATAAMQHHLINTGDRFKTSLVIESGEPREVHHFCTLIGYGADVINPYVAFEFATDVIAAAGADTALEQAHKNYIKAVGKGILKVMSKMGISTVQSYQGAQIFEAIGIGREVIDRYFTNTPSRIGGIDLDVIAEEVSRRHEYALHKAGNVAHDLDAGGRYQWRRDGEHHHLNPLSVAKIQQAVRDNDPDTYADYARIVNTESRKRGTLRGLMAFRKDVTPIPIEEVEPWTEIVKRFKTGAMSYGSISQETHETLAVAMNKLGGRSNTGEGGEDPERYNINSPKRSRIKQVASGRFGVTISYLASADEIQIKMAQGAKPGEGGQLPGEKVYPWIAKTRHSTPYVGLISPPPHHDIYSIEDLAQLIFDLKNANPEARVTVKLVSEVGVGTIAAGVAKGKADVILISGNDGGTGASPQTSLMHAGIPWELGLSETQQTLTLNGLRSRVKVECDGQLKTGRDVAIACLLGAEEFGFATVPLIAMGCIMMRKCHLNTCPVGIATQDPVLRARFTGQPEHVVNYFYFVAQELRQYMAELGVRTIDEMKGRVELLEADVDETRWKAKHVDLAPILKKVETPAFLKPYRTDDQDHGLDSVRDQWLIEKAALTLKSGAPVTIRTAISNRDRTFGTMLSNRVARRFGLDGLPDGTINIECNGSAGQSFGAFGVKGLRLQLDGDANDYFGKGLSGATLVVRPQKSAGFVAEDNIIIGNVALYGATSGEVFIRGKAGERFCVRNSGVTAVVEGVGDHGCEYMTGGKVVVLGATGRNFAAGMSGGIAYVFDKAGTFAGSYCNTEMVDLEKVSSKEEVAFLKNLVTAHHKYTGSAVASEVLASWETALQQFVKVIPVEYKKALKRLEEQADDSMAASVAA, from the coding sequence ATGACATCTTCAGGTTTTAGGGTACCCCAGGATCTTCCAACCGATAGTTTATATAATCACGCGTTTGAACACGATGCTTGTGGTGTGGGCTTTATTTGCTCAATCCACAATACACAGAGCCACGATATAGTCCAGCGAGGGCTGCAGATTCTAGAAAATCTCGACCACCGCGGTGCAACAGGAGCTGATCCTGATACGGGAGATGGTGCCGGCATTCTAGTGCAAACACCGCATCGATTTCTGCGCACCGTCGCCGCTGAAGCAGGGATTAACCTGCCAGAAATGGGGGCTTATGGCGTCGGGATGGCTTTCTTGTCAAAGGACAAAAAAGCTTTTAGTCAGCAAGAGGCTGTGATCGAATCTGTTGTTGAGGCTGAAGGTCTGCGTTTTCTGGGATGGCGCGCAGTACCTGTTGATAGCACGGCGATTGGAATAGCAGCACGCGAGACAGAGCCAGCAATGCGTCAGTTCTTTGTCGGCTGGGGCAGTACAGAACTCGCTGTTAATGCATTTGAGCGGAAACTCTTCTTAATTCGCAAGCTAATCGAAAATAAAATCAGGAAGGAAGATCAAGCTGGGGCTGACGATTTCTACCTGACAAGCCTTTCGAGCCGGACGCTGATTTACAAAGGCATGCTCACCACCCATCAGTTGAGCACGTACTTTGCCGATTTGAATAATCCGCTCTTTGAAAGTGCACTGGCGATGGTGCACTCTCGATTCAGTACCAATACTTTTCCACACTGGTCTTTGGCCCAGCCATTTCGCCGGATGAGCCATAACGGTGAAATTAACACCTTGCGTGGCAATATCAACTGGATGAAGTCGCGACAGGCTTTATTTGATGCGCCGAAGTTTGGCGGTGATATTTCTCGGCTGCTGCCCATTCTCGATGAGGGTGCGAGCGACTCGCAGGTGTTTGACAACGCGCTTGAGCTTATCTGCCACTCCGGCCGTTCCTTGCCGCACGCTATGATGATGATGATCCCGGAGGCGTGGGAGCATAACGATAACATGGATCCGGCAAAGAAGGCGTTTTACAGTTACCACAGCTGCCTGATGGAGCCTTGGGACGGCCCGGCAACAGTGCCATTTACCGATGGCCGCTATATCGGCGCTGTCCTCGACCGTAATGGGTTGCGACCATCCCGATTCACCGTAACGAAGGATGGCATTGTTGTCCTGGCTTCAGAAACCGGAGTGCTCGATTTTGATCCGGCTGAGATTGTTCGCAAGGGCCGGCTTCAGCCTGGTAAAATGTTTTTGGTGGATTTAAAAGAGCAGCGAATCATTGAAGATGAAGAAATCAAAGCAACCATAAGCAACAAGGCGCCATACGGCGAGTGGCTTGCAGAGAGTCTGATTCACCTGGATGATCTGCCAGCAGCAGCAGAGGTGCCGGCTGTGCGTGCGCGAGAGACGTTGCGCCGCGACTTGCATCTTTTCGGCTACACCCGGGAAGACCGTGATATTCTGATGCCACCTATGCTGTTTAATGGCAAAGAAGGACTGGGGTCGATGGGTGACGATACGCCGCTTGCAGTGTTGTCTGAGCGGCCACGGCTGCTGTATGATTATTTCAAACAGCTCTTTGCACAGGTAACCAACCCGCCACTTGATGCGATCCGGGAAGAAATAGTAACCTCACTCTATACGAATCTTGGCGCACAGCACAACCTGTTTGCAACGGGGCCGGATAGCTGCCAGCTGCTCCGACTCAAGCACCCGATTTTCTCGAACAAAGACCTTGCACGCCTCAAAGCCAGCACCCGCGATACGCTGAAGTCTACAACCATTCCAATGGTTTTTGATGCAGCTAAAGGCGGAGAAGGACTTGAGGCCGGCCTTAAAACCATGTTTGCTGCAGCATCTGAGGCAATTGATGCCGGCACATCGATTCTAATCCTGAGTGATCGCGGATGGACAGATGATCTGCTACCCATTCCTGCATTGTTGGCTACTGCAGCAATGCAGCATCATTTGATTAATACGGGAGATCGCTTTAAAACCAGCCTCGTTATCGAAAGTGGTGAGCCCCGCGAAGTCCACCATTTTTGCACGCTGATAGGATATGGCGCTGATGTGATTAATCCGTATGTCGCATTTGAATTTGCTACAGATGTGATTGCTGCCGCCGGTGCAGATACTGCATTGGAGCAAGCTCACAAAAATTACATCAAGGCAGTAGGAAAAGGCATCTTGAAGGTAATGTCTAAAATGGGCATTTCAACGGTGCAAAGTTACCAGGGCGCGCAGATTTTTGAAGCAATAGGCATCGGCCGCGAAGTGATTGATCGCTACTTTACCAACACGCCTTCGCGTATTGGTGGTATTGATCTCGATGTGATTGCTGAAGAGGTAAGCCGGCGCCATGAATACGCCCTGCACAAAGCCGGCAATGTAGCGCATGACCTGGATGCAGGCGGCCGCTACCAGTGGCGCCGTGATGGCGAACATCACCACCTCAACCCGCTCAGCGTTGCAAAAATTCAGCAAGCTGTCCGTGATAACGATCCTGACACCTATGCTGACTATGCGCGAATTGTAAACACGGAAAGCCGCAAGCGCGGCACGTTGCGGGGCTTAATGGCGTTTCGCAAAGACGTGACGCCAATCCCGATTGAAGAAGTTGAGCCGTGGACGGAAATTGTGAAGCGGTTCAAAACGGGTGCGATGTCCTACGGATCCATTAGCCAGGAGACCCATGAAACGCTCGCCGTCGCCATGAACAAGCTTGGCGGGAGGAGCAACACCGGCGAAGGCGGTGAAGATCCAGAACGTTACAATATCAACAGTCCGAAGCGTAGCCGCATCAAACAGGTGGCTTCCGGAAGGTTTGGCGTGACCATTTCGTATCTCGCCAGTGCGGATGAGATACAAATTAAAATGGCGCAGGGGGCAAAGCCCGGGGAAGGCGGACAATTACCAGGAGAGAAGGTGTATCCATGGATCGCAAAAACGCGGCACTCAACACCATACGTTGGTCTCATTTCGCCGCCGCCGCACCATGACATCTACTCAATTGAAGACTTGGCGCAGCTCATTTTTGACTTGAAGAATGCCAACCCGGAAGCCCGGGTGACAGTGAAGCTGGTTTCTGAAGTTGGCGTGGGTACCATTGCTGCCGGCGTTGCAAAAGGCAAAGCGGATGTGATTCTGATTAGTGGAAACGATGGGGGTACGGGTGCATCACCGCAGACAAGCCTCATGCATGCCGGCATTCCGTGGGAGTTGGGGCTATCAGAGACACAGCAAACCCTGACCCTGAACGGCCTCCGCAGCCGCGTAAAGGTTGAGTGTGACGGACAACTGAAAACCGGACGCGACGTCGCCATTGCCTGTTTGCTTGGCGCAGAAGAGTTCGGCTTTGCAACGGTGCCGCTGATTGCTATGGGCTGCATCATGATGCGGAAGTGTCATTTGAATACCTGCCCGGTTGGCATCGCAACCCAGGACCCGGTACTGCGCGCACGCTTTACAGGGCAGCCTGAGCACGTTGTCAATTACTTCTACTTTGTTGCACAGGAGTTGCGGCAGTACATGGCGGAACTGGGCGTGCGCACCATTGATGAAATGAAAGGCCGGGTTGAACTGCTTGAAGCTGATGTGGATGAAACGCGCTGGAAGGCAAAGCACGTTGATCTGGCGCCGATCCTGAAAAAAGTAGAAACGCCGGCATTCCTCAAGCCATACCGTACTGATGACCAGGACCATGGCCTCGATAGTGTGCGCGACCAATGGTTGATTGAGAAAGCTGCCCTTACCCTTAAAAGCGGTGCGCCTGTCACCATTCGTACCGCCATAAGCAATCGGGACCGCACGTTTGGTACCATGCTGAGCAACCGGGTTGCCCGAAGATTTGGGCTGGATGGCCTGCCTGATGGCACGATCAACATCGAGTGCAATGGGTCTGCGGGGCAGAGCTTTGGCGCGTTTGGCGTCAAAGGGCTCCGGTTGCAACTGGATGGGGATGCCAATGACTACTTCGGCAAGGGCCTATCCGGGGCCACGTTGGTTGTTCGCCCGCAGAAATCTGCCGGCTTTGTTGCCGAAGATAATATTATCATAGGCAATGTGGCACTCTATGGCGCTACCAGCGGTGAGGTCTTTATCAGAGGGAAAGCCGGCGAGCGGTTCTGTGTCCGGAATAGCGGCGTGACAGCTGTTGTTGAAGGCGTGGGCGAT